In one Leishmania braziliensis MHOM/BR/75/M2904 complete genome, chromosome 32 genomic region, the following are encoded:
- a CDS encoding putative ubiquitin carrier protein 4 → MSGSGNLRSNRRREMDYMRLCNSTRKVYPSDTVAEFWVEFKGPEGTPYEDGTWILHVQLPSEYPFKSPSIGFCNRILHPNVDERSGSVCLDVINQTWTPMYQLENIFDVFLPQLLRYPNPSDPLNAQAAHLLHADRVGFDALLREHVSTHATPEKALESIPEAYRPHSRTNGEAEGTNAKDTASDCPVNAGHSKVLTDSSVTPTEDHQVMHDDMAMDGNEDVEAEYEPEEIDL, encoded by the coding sequence ATGAGTGGTTCAGGCAACCTCCGCAGCAACCGCCGTCGGGAGATGGACTACATGCGGCTGTGCAACTCCACGCGCAAGGTGTACCCATCCGACACAGTGGCTGAGTTCTGGGTGGAGTTCAAAGGGCCGGAGGGCACGCCTTACGAGGATGGCACGTGGATACTACACGTCCAGCTACCATCCGAGTACCCGTTCAAATCACCTTCCATTGGGTTCTGCAACCGCATCCTGCACCCGAATGTCGACGAGCGTAGCGGCAGCGTCTGCCTCGACGTCATCAATCAAACTTGGACCCCCATGTACCAATTGGAGAACATATTTGACGTCttcctgccgcagctgctgcgctaccCGAACCCGTCAGACCCCCTGAATGCGCAAGCCGCGCACCTTCTTCACGCCGACCGCGTCGGCTTcgatgcgctgctccgcGAACATGTCAGCACGCATGCTACGCCAGAGAAGGCGCTGGAGTCGATCCCGGAGGCATACAGGCCACATAGCAGAACCAATGGGGAAGCGGAGGGCACCAACGCCAAGGACACAGCCTCTGACTGCCCTGTGAATGCAGGGCACTCAAAGGTATTGACGGACTCCTCGGTAACACCGACAGAGGACCATCAGGTCATGCACGACGACATGGCAATGGACGGCAACGAGGACGTCGAAGCCGAGTACGAGCCGGAGGAGATCGACCTTTAA